A stretch of Xenopus laevis strain J_2021 chromosome 8S, Xenopus_laevis_v10.1, whole genome shotgun sequence DNA encodes these proteins:
- the nexmif.S gene encoding neurite extension and migration factor: MDSQEEKDPAAHGASTLLINGISENDPENNVKSYNAADAVTFLALKQKETDVCHRALPSISSKEPCLLSPPSPLRLSDAADHAACDPSAQAISLTTCVTKGLSAWSMSSESEKTQFTIMEPGAISALTGDCLMQQSRTCLGCFIETKDGVDPEPGVSIKMGDVNRDYDACPVSDIGIHCMSTGDNLKYGDQLLSDQLLSFPVHKSQEVDKIDPEKPSDSDSEDPTQKSYYDGLLLDKCNGEEALITNVNQEWGYFESFISESKIELLDLCSKNDLSVNLFSEEDVDNYMFDDDDSTLGSDVCSLKIRYESFQDNVREKTTALQEDAQFNFFPSVFSNCTKRESKSSRKKALDPSNFKLEEGEIWGAEDDDEEEENEEESTEVKSSLNKSCGSMDVVQYISTKRHHFLDSVNSAEDSGEYSDDSSCSESSYDVLGDITDCSRYLSREHSHSLIQPNYGLREKRKVRYSDDYLYDMDSLENEKVVEKKEEAPDGPKEEDDDDWCPKKRRKAYRKEPPVIIKYIIVNRFKGEKHMLVKLGKLDANETTVTLSDDQLGKYQKLAPLKDYWVEHQRNVSAMHGNANPDGSENPVPPRKRKGHLANRHRLQRIQTIEQPLSREGLSSYKNRQACSSKDDASLNDLHTLAIENPSCIKGLHLSDVISDVAPVRSRTLERELKNKERKIVRKIKFKSEARLKCRQLKLEQVDINAQDTSAIYPVMENQNSTTLLKEEAIHCAEDNAHLSQCHADNNANNSSFLQATCSSDKPVPSAHITTNVPVLPGGYLQTLLDASDSSSSTGITYFSPHALGQHSLSVIQTEKQLNSLQLAQSCVLSPPSESELQQSPHHLDMEQNFPDIWHGKSSSNQTEFIATLKEVSIISGPFTGSTAVSDADITASEYSQVNPNTTKQLYHKTYLPAGQIQQEDSYQPCHYSNGDGRFTLQRGTLTTNNGRLISFDSVGSLSVSSSNYSSLSLKSCEKDGEDEINDDFLAHCSPKLVIQQSIDEITPLKESTDLLDISNFTPDKFRHSSLSEMSPPDTPNLSPQIAGPEVKSIANLKGFQNGNQAEHSSPEKTKWNCTVHPSQEQNNNGFALNNHQFQFHMFNDEDSVSVLEKGPCLSAFDETTGPITSNSKASKSKKKPAASRNAGANQSFPPKTTKKKSPKVSKGTDKTQVKAPRQVGPKSSKKVKNANDKSQLNNALPTSKADAIQHFGPGASKAGKQNDWKPDKSSSGGWSNSKKGNANNLLDDDQREFEEPSNILSNIASGMADVQRFMMASMEPLYSPVCQNNIPDVLLSPESNSLKLKTLKILAGTPQEFKKKINGSSASSTKKSANKGSGKKLGVFDPSCPLGYGANLNPAFFDKNFGNLSILTNTVPTHKKLYRHKSTSKTLRDENFKGKRMDQALKDPSVTVALEKLR; the protein is encoded by the exons ATGGACAGCCAGGAAGAAAAAGACCCCGCTGCACATGGAGCCAGCACCCTTCTGATAAATGGGATAAGTGAAAATG ATCCCGAAAATAATGTGAAGTCCTACAATGCTGCAGATGCTGTTACTTTTCTTgccttaaagcagaaggaaactgATGTTTGTCACAGAGCATTGCCCTCCATCAGTTCCAAGGAACCCTGTTTACTGAGCCCTCCATCTCCTTTGAGGTTATCTGATGCGGCCGACCATGCTGCCTGTGACCCCTCAGCACAGGCCATTTCCCTGACAACCTGTGTCACCAAGGGCTTGAGTGCCTGGTCCATGTCCAGTGAAAGTGAAAAAACACAGTTTACCATCATGGAGCCTGGGGCAATATCTGCACTTACCGGGGACTGTTTGATGCAGCAAAGTCGGACATGTCTAGGCTGCTTCATAGAAACAAAAGATGGTGTTGACCCAGAGCCAGGAGTAAGTATAAAAATGGGAGATGTAAACAGGGACTATGATGCTTGCCCAGTATCAGACATTGGGATTCATTGCATGAGCACCGGGGATAATTTAAAATATGGCGATCAGCTTCTTTCTGACCAGCTCCTCAGCTTTCCTGTTCATAAGTCACAAGAAGTAGACAAAATAGACCCAGAAAAACCATCCGACAGTGATTCAGAGGACCCCACACAAAAGAGCTACTATGATGGTCTTCTGCTGGACAAGTGCAATGGGGAGGAGGCTTTGATAACCAACGTAAACCAAGAGTGGGGCTACTTTGAGTCATTTATCAGTGAAAGTAAGATTGAACTTCTAGACTTGTGCTCCAAGAATGATCTGTCAGTTAACTTATTTTCAGAGGAAGATGTTGATAATTACATGTTTGATGATGATGACTCTACACTGGGTAGTGATGTGTGTTCTTTAAAGATCAGATATGAGTCATTTCAGGACAATGTGAGAGAAAAGACGACTGCCCTCCAGGAGGATGCTCAGTTCAATTTTTTCCCAAGTGTCTTCTCCAACTGCACTAAGAGGGAGAGCAAGAGCTCTAGAAAGAAAGCACTGGACCCTTCAAATTTTAAACTTGAAGAAGGGGAGATCTGGGGAGCTGAAGacgatgatgaagaagaagaaaatgaagaaGAGAGCACAGAAGTGAAATCCAGCCTGAATAAGTCTTGTGGAAGCATGGATGTGGTACAATATATCAGCACAAAAAGACATCACTTTCTAGATTCAGTCAATTCGGCAGAAGACTCGGGAGAGTACAGCGATGACAGCTCATGCAGCGAGTCTTCATATGATGTTCTGGGAGACATTACGGACTGTAGCAGGTATTTGTCTCGTGAGCACTCCCATTCACTCATCCAACCAAATTATGGTCTTAGAGAAAAGAGAAAAGTCAGGTACAGCGATGACTATTTATATGACATGGATTCTCTGGAGAATGAAAAAGTTGTAGAGAAGAAGGAAGAAGCTCCAGATGGCCCCAAAGAAGAAGATGATGACGACTGGTGTCCTAAAAAACGAAGGAAAGCATATAGAAAGGAGCCTCCCGttattataaaatacatcatTGTCAACAGGTTTAAAGGGGAGAAGCATATGCTTGTCAAACTTGGCAAGCTCGATGCAAATGAAACCACAGTTACTCTGAGTGATGACCAGCTTGGAAAATATCAAAAGCTTGCACCACTCAAGGACTACTGGGTGGAACATCAAAGGAATGTATCAGCAATGCATGGAAACGCTAATCCTGATGGTTCTGAAAACCCTGTCCCACCTAGAAAGAGAAAAGGGCATTTAGCAAACAGACACAGGTTGCAGAGGATACAAACCATTGAACAACCACTGAGTAGAGAGGGCCTTTCCTCCTATAAAAACAGACAAGCATGCAGTAGCAAAGATGATGCCAGTCTTAATGACTTGCATACATTAGCCATAGAAAACCCAAGCTGCATTAAAGGATTGCATTTAAGTGATGTGATTTCAGATGTTGCTCCAGTGCGGAGCAGAACTTTAGAAAGAGAGCTTAAAAACAAAGAGAGGAAGATAGTCCGTAAGATCAAGTTTAAAAGTGAAGCCAGGCTGAAGTGCAGACAGCTCAAATTGGAGCAGGTAGACATTAATGCTCAAGATACTAGTGCAATCTATCCAGTTATGGAAAATCAGAACTCCACAACTCTTTTAAAAGAGGAAGCAATTCATTGTGCAGAAGACAATGCCCATCTATCTCAATGCCATGCtgataataatgctaataattcTTCTTTTTTACAAGCTACCTGCTCTTCCGACAAGCCAGTACCATCTGCTCACATAACTACCAATGTACCAGTTCTCCCTGGAGGCTATCTACAGACATTGTTAGATGCATCAGATTCATCTAGCAGCACTGGCATCACATACTTTTCACCACATGCCTTGGGGCAGCACTCACTCAGTGTcatacagacagaaaaacagttaAATTCTCTCCAACTTGCACAGAGCTGTGTTCTTTCACCCCCTTCTGAATCTGAGTTGCAGCAGTCACCCCATCACTTAGATATGGAACAGAACTTCCCAGATATCTGGCATGGAAAGTCTTCTAGTAATCAAACCGAGTTCATTGCAACCCTTAAGGAAGTGTCCATCATATCTGGGCCATTCACAGGCTCTACAGCTGTATCTGATGCAGACATCACTGCTTCTGAATATAGTCAAGTTAATCCGAATACCACCAAACAGCTGTACCACAAAACATATTTGCCTGCAGGCCAGATTCAGCAAGAAGACTCTTATCAACCATGTCATTACAGCAATGGAGATGGGCGCTTCACTTTACAGAGAGGAACGCTTACCACAAACAATGGAAGGCTCATTAGTTTTGACTCAGTTGGCTCATTGTCTGTTAGTTCCAGTAATTACAGCTCTTTAAGTTTGAAGTCATGTGAAAAGGATGGTGAGGATGAAATTAATGATGATTTTCTAGCACACTGTAGCCCCAAACTTGTCATACAACAGAGCATTGATGAAATTACACCATTAAAAGAGTCCACTGACCTTCTAGACATCTCCAATTTCACCCCTGATAAGTTCAGGCACTCTTCACTTTCTGAAATGTCCCCACCAGACACCCCAAACCTCTCACCCCAGATTGCAGGTCCAGAAGTAAAATCCATTGCTAACCTAAAGGGCTTCCAGAATGGTAACCAGGCAGAGCACAGCAGCCCAGAGAAAACCAAGTGGAACTGTACTGTGCATCCTTCTCAGGAGCAGAACAATAATGGTTTTGCACTGAATAATCATCAGTTCCAGTTCCACATGTTTAACGATGAGGATTCTGTGAGTGTGTTAGAAAAGGGCCCATGCTTATCTGCATTTGATGAAACTACAGGGCCCATTACCAGCAACAGCAAAGCATCAAAGTCTAAAAAGAAACCAGCAGCCAGCAGAAATGCTGGTGCCAACCAAAGCTTTCctccaaaaactacaaaaaaaaaatcccccaaagTTAGCAAAGGCACCGATAAAACACAAGTAAAAGCTCCTCGGCAAGTGGGTCCAAAGTcatccaaaaaagtaaaaaatgcaaatgacaAGAGCCAGTTGAACAATGCACTCCCCACATCCAAGGCCGATGCCATACAGCATTTTGGACCTGGTGCTTCGAAGGCAGGAAAGCAGAATGACTGGAAGCCTGATAAAAGTAGCAGTGGTGGGTGGTCTAATTCAAAGAAAGGAAATGCTAACAATCTGCTTGACGATGACCAAAGGGAGTTTGAAGAACCATCTAATATTTTGTCCAACATTGCATCTGGCATGGCTGATGTTCAGCGGTTCATGATGGCCTCAATGGAGCCTTTATATAGTCCTGTTTGCCAAAACAACATTCCTGATGTCTTGCTGTCTCCAGAGTCCAACAGCTTGAAATTAAAAACTCTTAAAATTCTTGCTGGGACCCCACAAGAGTTCAAAAAGAAGATAAATGGCAGCTCGGCCAGCAGCACAAAGAAGTCTGCAAACAAGGGCTCAGGTAAAAAGTTAGGGGTGTTTGACCCTAGCTGCCCTCTGGGTTATGGAGCAAATCTTAACCCAGCCTTTTTTGATAAGAACTTTGGAAACCTAAGTATTTTAACCAATACTGTACCGACTCACAAAAAGCTGTACCGTCACAAGTCAACATCGAAAACATTGAGGGATgaaaattttaaagggaaaagaaTGGATCAAGCCCTTAAGGACCCTTCGGTCACAGTTGCTTTAGAAAAACTGAGGTAA